The following proteins come from a genomic window of Flavobacteriaceae bacterium MAR_2010_188:
- a CDS encoding putative oxidoreductase — METEFLTDISLLFFRLIIAIIFFSSGKSHFLNPEERSKSIGLSKSATLVLGIAELLGAVFIGIGLFTKIGTILLILAMLGAIYKKIVVWHTKFFEDKGYGWHYDLLLLLCLLIILASGGGNYILFNLI; from the coding sequence ATGGAAACCGAATTTTTAACCGACATCTCACTCCTATTTTTTAGGTTGATTATCGCCATAATATTTTTCAGCAGCGGAAAGAGTCATTTTCTAAATCCGGAGGAGCGGTCTAAAAGTATTGGACTATCAAAATCGGCAACTTTAGTTTTAGGAATTGCTGAATTGTTAGGAGCGGTTTTTATCGGGATTGGTTTGTTTACTAAAATTGGAACTATCCTATTAATTCTTGCAATGCTCGGAGCGATTTACAAAAAAATTGTGGTGTGGCATACTAAATTCTTTGAAGACAAAGGTTATGGTTGGCATTATGATTTACTGCTTCTGCTGTGCCTATTAATAATTTTAGCAAGTGGTGGAGGCAATTACATTCTTTTCAACTTGATATAA
- a CDS encoding Sortilin, neurotensin receptor 3: MRLLFNLFLLAFIFSFNQSFAQDSTALKAEDYFGDLNVRQIGPAVMSGRINDIELHPTNSRIIYIGAAGGGVWKSSDAGTTFNPIFDDHIQSIGAIEVDPKYPDNTIYVGTGETWTRNSVSVGDGLYKSTDGGSNWKNIGLKKSERIANVIVNPDNTKEIYVAALGALWSDSEERGVFKSVDGGENWEKILYVNPTTGCADLLMDPNNPNILYASMWEFRRTGWSFNSGGENSALYKSTDAGKTWNKIHNGFPQGNLGRLGIAMAPQDSNILYTVIEAKEDSKKGMYRSDDAGSSWKQLNNDFGITVRPFYFSRIVVDPNDSDVVVKAGLGGSISKDGGKTFKGLGNMHGDIHDIAFSSISSDIMYVATDGGLYRSWNGGTTMEIVENLPISQFYQISVDDEQPYNIYGGLQDNGSWFGPSSAAGGIGASDWTSIGVGDGFRVLAHPTKKIVYSEMQGAENVWRYDRENQLLKTIQPLATEKSGKLRFNWNAPMAVSTLKPNRFYMGSQYLHKSEDMGDTWELISPDLTTNDPKKQLQSDSGGLSMDNSGAENHTTIFTITESPLDENVIWVGTDDGNVQLTKDGGKSWINTVGNIKGLPANTWTYHIEAGSHDKGTAYAIFDGHTSGDMKPYAYKTTDFGQTWTNIISEDVEGFARVIQEDYVNEDLLFLGTELGLYVSLDSGKSWSKYKKNMPSVAVHSIEIQKATNDLVMGTHGRGIIIIDDISPLRELNKEVLNETLHFFDIKPFVMKDQTGAFGNGSGRETQFVGPNPNTGAQIKYLLPKRHTFGKMVMEIQDMEGNKIIDIGPGKNKGINIVTWDYFMKAPKVATGKTFTFDGFAVPRVKAGKYKAVITKGKETFDHVFEVKNDSMTGMSDSDFNARHEFFQKMYKMTEDLAYMVYQVDIMQNNVKDSNKKLFFEIQTFKEKLIVTTGDNYVGLAEPRLRENISKLFSKVIGSYDKPSPSELKNYEWLDKQLESYKTEFEKLKKKAKADSMEIKSFEDFINE, translated from the coding sequence ATGAGATTATTATTCAACTTGTTCTTGTTAGCTTTCATATTTTCTTTTAACCAAAGTTTTGCACAAGATTCTACGGCATTAAAAGCTGAGGATTACTTTGGTGATTTAAATGTCAGACAGATTGGCCCAGCAGTCATGAGCGGGCGAATTAATGATATTGAATTGCACCCTACGAATTCTAGAATTATATACATAGGTGCCGCTGGTGGTGGTGTCTGGAAATCTTCTGATGCCGGCACAACCTTTAATCCTATTTTTGATGACCATATTCAATCTATTGGCGCGATAGAGGTCGACCCGAAGTACCCCGATAATACTATTTACGTTGGTACAGGAGAAACCTGGACCAGAAATAGTGTTTCTGTGGGTGACGGATTATATAAATCAACGGACGGTGGTTCTAACTGGAAGAACATTGGGCTCAAAAAATCCGAACGTATTGCCAATGTCATAGTAAACCCAGATAATACAAAAGAAATTTATGTTGCAGCCCTCGGAGCTCTCTGGTCAGATAGTGAAGAGAGAGGTGTATTTAAATCAGTAGATGGCGGTGAAAACTGGGAGAAAATATTATATGTTAATCCAACTACTGGTTGTGCAGACTTATTAATGGATCCTAACAATCCAAATATTCTCTACGCATCCATGTGGGAATTTAGAAGAACTGGATGGTCCTTCAATTCTGGTGGAGAAAATAGCGCTCTATACAAATCTACAGATGCAGGTAAAACCTGGAATAAAATTCATAATGGCTTTCCACAAGGAAATTTAGGTCGTTTAGGAATTGCAATGGCACCTCAAGATTCTAATATCCTTTATACCGTAATCGAGGCTAAAGAAGATTCAAAAAAAGGTATGTATAGAAGTGATGATGCAGGTAGTAGTTGGAAACAGCTCAACAATGATTTCGGTATTACGGTTAGACCTTTCTATTTCTCGAGAATAGTTGTAGACCCAAATGATTCTGACGTTGTAGTAAAAGCCGGTTTAGGTGGTTCAATCTCTAAAGACGGTGGTAAAACATTTAAGGGTTTAGGAAACATGCATGGTGATATTCATGATATCGCATTCAGCAGTATAAGTTCAGATATTATGTACGTTGCAACCGACGGAGGTTTATATAGAAGTTGGAATGGCGGAACGACTATGGAAATTGTAGAAAATCTTCCTATTTCTCAATTTTATCAGATTAGTGTAGATGATGAGCAGCCCTATAACATTTACGGAGGTCTTCAGGATAATGGTTCTTGGTTTGGACCATCATCCGCAGCAGGTGGTATTGGAGCCAGTGACTGGACCTCAATTGGAGTAGGAGATGGTTTTCGGGTTTTGGCTCATCCAACGAAAAAGATTGTTTATTCAGAAATGCAAGGTGCCGAAAATGTTTGGCGTTACGATCGAGAAAATCAGTTGCTTAAAACTATACAACCTCTTGCGACTGAGAAAAGCGGTAAACTTAGATTTAACTGGAATGCGCCAATGGCGGTAAGTACTTTAAAACCTAATAGGTTTTATATGGGTAGCCAATATTTACACAAATCTGAAGATATGGGCGATACATGGGAACTTATTTCTCCAGACTTAACTACTAATGATCCTAAGAAACAACTACAAAGTGATTCGGGCGGATTGTCAATGGATAATTCTGGTGCAGAAAACCACACAACTATTTTTACCATTACCGAGTCACCATTAGACGAAAATGTTATTTGGGTCGGAACCGATGATGGTAATGTGCAATTAACAAAAGATGGCGGTAAATCTTGGATAAACACCGTTGGGAACATTAAAGGATTACCGGCCAATACATGGACCTACCATATCGAAGCAGGATCTCATGATAAGGGAACAGCCTATGCAATTTTTGATGGTCATACCTCTGGCGATATGAAACCTTATGCCTATAAAACAACTGACTTTGGTCAGACTTGGACTAATATTATCTCTGAAGATGTTGAAGGTTTTGCAAGAGTTATTCAAGAAGATTATGTTAATGAAGATTTGTTGTTTTTAGGAACAGAATTAGGTCTGTACGTTTCTCTAGATTCCGGTAAAAGCTGGAGTAAGTATAAGAAAAATATGCCTTCCGTCGCTGTACATTCCATAGAAATCCAGAAAGCTACCAATGACTTGGTAATGGGAACCCACGGACGCGGAATTATTATTATAGATGATATTTCACCTTTACGCGAGTTGAATAAAGAAGTCCTTAACGAAACATTACACTTTTTTGATATAAAGCCATTTGTGATGAAAGACCAGACTGGTGCTTTTGGAAATGGTTCTGGAAGGGAAACTCAGTTTGTAGGACCTAATCCAAATACGGGTGCCCAAATTAAATATCTCTTGCCTAAGCGACATACTTTTGGTAAAATGGTCATGGAAATTCAGGATATGGAAGGGAACAAGATTATTGATATTGGACCAGGAAAAAATAAAGGTATCAATATCGTTACCTGGGATTATTTCATGAAAGCTCCAAAAGTTGCCACCGGTAAGACGTTTACGTTTGATGGTTTCGCTGTGCCACGAGTAAAAGCTGGGAAGTATAAAGCAGTTATAACAAAAGGTAAGGAAACGTTTGACCATGTTTTTGAAGTGAAAAACGATTCGATGACTGGCATGAGCGATTCAGACTTTAATGCGAGGCACGAGTTTTTTCAGAAAATGTATAAGATGACGGAGGATTTGGCCTATATGGTTTATCAAGTTGATATCATGCAAAATAATGTGAAGGATTCAAACAAAAAGTTGTTCTTTGAAATCCAAACTTTCAAGGAAAAATTGATTGTCACTACAGGTGATAATTATGTAGGGCTAGCCGAACCGAGGTTAAGAGAGAACATCTCTAAATTGTTCTCGAAAGTGATCGGTAGCTACGACAAACCTTCACCCTCAGAATTAAAGAACTACGAATGGCTCGATAAACAATTAGAATCATATAAAACAGAGTTTGAAAAATTAAAGAAAAAAGCAAAAGCAGATTCAATGGAAATCAAGTCTTTTGAAGATTTCATAAATGAGTAA
- a CDS encoding outer membrane lipoprotein-sorting protein — MKKLKTLIAAFLLVMVAQVNAQTADEVINNYFENIGGVENLQKLDGIKINASLSQGGMEIPITIYQLKDGRQASIITFQGKEMKQGVYDGENLWSTNFQTQKAERMDAETTANSKLDANDFPDSFLDYKEKGYTVEMMGKEDFKGTEVFKVKLVKEPMTVDGKPEESVSYYLFDTENYVPLAMQTEIKSGPAKGMVSEVTFSDYQEVDGLYFPFSMTQGVKDGQSAPITIKSIELNPTVEDTVFIYPSDEGSSEKDKN, encoded by the coding sequence ATGAAAAAACTTAAAACACTTATTGCAGCTTTCTTATTAGTTATGGTTGCTCAAGTAAATGCTCAAACTGCTGATGAAGTAATCAATAATTATTTTGAAAATATTGGTGGTGTCGAAAATCTTCAAAAACTAGATGGAATTAAAATCAATGCCTCACTGTCACAAGGTGGTATGGAAATTCCAATTACTATCTATCAATTAAAAGATGGCCGCCAAGCTTCAATTATAACATTTCAGGGTAAAGAAATGAAACAAGGAGTTTATGATGGAGAAAATCTTTGGTCAACAAATTTTCAAACTCAAAAAGCAGAAAGAATGGATGCTGAAACTACAGCAAATTCCAAATTAGATGCAAATGACTTCCCTGATTCATTTTTAGACTATAAAGAAAAAGGTTATACGGTTGAAATGATGGGGAAAGAAGATTTTAAAGGAACTGAAGTATTTAAAGTAAAATTGGTAAAAGAACCGATGACGGTTGATGGGAAACCAGAAGAAAGTGTTTCTTATTATTTATTTGATACTGAAAACTATGTGCCTTTAGCTATGCAAACAGAGATTAAATCTGGTCCTGCAAAGGGAATGGTTTCTGAGGTCACTTTTAGTGATTACCAAGAAGTAGATGGACTATATTTTCCATTTTCGATGACCCAAGGCGTTAAGGATGGCCAAAGTGCACCCATTACAATTAAAAGTATCGAATTAAATCCAACAGTAGAGGATACTGTATTCATTTATCCGAGTGATGAAGGTTCTTCCGAAAAAGATAAAAATTAA